The region CTCAGCGATGAATCCCATCGCGCCCGGTTGCGCGTCGAGGTCGGTCGCCTGCGTGCGGCGCTTGAGCCGCTGGCCAGCGTGACCGCGACCCCGCGCGGGTATGCCCTGGTGTCGCGGGATGAAACCGACGTCGTGCTACTGGGGCGGCCCGTTGAAGAAAAATTCGCTGCGTTGTTTGCCTTCCTCGCTGACGGGGAATCGTGGTCGAGCTCCGCCCTGGCGCTGGCCCTTGGCACCAGTCAGCGCACGGTGCAACGGGCACTCGACACACTGGCGGCCGACGCCAAGGTGCAATCATTCGGACGCGGACGGGCGCGGCGCTGGATGACTCCGCCGGTGCCGGGTTTCGCGACGACTTTGTTACTCACGGCGCCGTGGCCCAGTGATTAGGATCACCTCACCAACCCGTGACGAGGAAACCATCATGAAACACTCAGCAGCCGAAATCCTCCGTGAATATGGCCCTTTTGCCGGTGTCGACGCTGTGCATGGCGTGAGCTGGGACGGCCAGAATGTCTGGTTCGCCAGCGGCGAAAAACTCAACGCCCTCGACCCGGCCAGCGGCCAGCCCCTGCGCTCGATCGACGTCACTGCCGATGCGGGCACCGCGTTCGACGGCGAGCACCTGTTCCAGATCGCCGCCGACCGTATCCAGAAAATCGACCCCAGGACTGGCCGCGTGCTTCACACCATTCCCGCGCCCGGCCCCAGTGATTCCGGGCTGACCTGGGCCGAAGGAACGCTGTGGGTGGGCGAGTATCGCGACCGTAAAATTCATCAGATCGATCCCGAGACCGGGGCGATTCTGCGCACCATCGAGTCCAACCGTTTTGTCACCGGCGTGACGTGGGTCGAAGGCGCGTTGTGGCATGGGACGTGGGAGGGCGATGAGAGTGAATTGCGGC is a window of Pseudomonas sp. 10S4 DNA encoding:
- a CDS encoding PQQ-binding-like beta-propeller repeat protein, whose protein sequence is MKHSAAEILREYGPFAGVDAVHGVSWDGQNVWFASGEKLNALDPASGQPLRSIDVTADAGTAFDGEHLFQIAADRIQKIDPRTGRVLHTIPAPGPSDSGLTWAEGTLWVGEYRDRKIHQIDPETGAILRTIESNRFVTGVTWVEGALWHGTWEGDESELRRVDPASGEVLESLTMPAGVGVSGLESDGADQFFCGGGGSGKLRAVRRPK